One Spodoptera frugiperda isolate SF20-4 chromosome 10, AGI-APGP_CSIRO_Sfru_2.0, whole genome shotgun sequence genomic region harbors:
- the LOC126911096 gene encoding uncharacterized protein LOC126911096 has product MDVMDEESIIRLCATSFLEKEIDAAKNLLFDSISAIKKTTRKGDGKNQRNLEDIITTLKRVDPEKIPIFVARELHRLPPVTFDHIDATRLLKDIVLMQNEIKILKSDRATVEQLDQLRMDLNNIKQTSIVNNFDYNINRKRGGYRNIDIDISGGELDSGPVGLIYNTSKIEEESSECLLRTSNVSSENDVTVKNKESAYMIDQNKTVNQQSEPVSETIQLTPNDESPPPPAPPQRLDNECITVSPHRGITMAEVLRQNNKIQSNKMENSNEWKLVQRPKRKNYFSGKVGNATKDSELNFKAAEKRLPIYITNVHKETSIDDISNYILKKTGEKVNLIKLSIKNENKYNAYKIFVPSYTLRLFLNESMWPKGIVFRRFVHYQYRTADNRPDKISNNK; this is encoded by the coding sequence ATGGACGTGATGGACGAAGAAAGCATTATTCGTCTATGTGCAACATCCTTTCTGGAGAAAGAAATTGACGCGGCCAAAAATTTGCTGTTTGACTCCATCTCAGCAATTAAGAAAACTACGCGAAAAGGTGACGGGAAAAATCAACGGAACCTGGAAGATATAATTACTACATTAAAACGAGTGGATCCTGAGAAAATACCGATTTTTGTGGCGAGAGAATTGCACCGTTTACCCCCTGTTACGTTCGATCATATCGACGCAACAAGATTGCTCAAGGACATTGTTTTGatgcaaaatgaaataaaaattttaaaaagtgatCGTGCTACTGTGGAACAATTGGATCAGTTACGTATGGACCTCAATAACATCAAACAAACATCTATAGTTAACAACTTTGACTACAATATTAATAGAAAGAGAGGGGGGTATCGgaatattgatattgatatttcTGGAGGAGAACTCGACAGTGGGCCCGTAGGACTGATTTATAATACGAGTAAAATAGAGGAGGAATCGTCGGAATGTCTATTGCGTACATCCAATGTGTCTTCAGAGAACGATGTTAccgttaaaaataaagaaagtgcATATATGATTGATCAAAACAAGACCGTAAATCAACAAAGTGAACCGGTTTCCGAAACAATACAGCTGACTCCTAACGACGAGTCACCGCCGCCGCCTGCGCCGCCGCAGCGACTAGATAATGAGTGTATAACTGTGTCCCCACATAGAGGAATAACGATGGCCGAGGTTTTgcgacaaaataataaaatacagtcTAACAAAATGGAGAATAGTAATGAGTGGAAATTAGTTCAGAGGCCTAAAAGGAAGAATTATTTTAGTGGAAAAGTGGGTAATGCCACAAAAGATTCAGAATTAAATTTCAAAGCGGCAGAAAAGAGATTACCTATATATATAACGAATGTTCACAAGGAAACTTCTATAGATGACATCTCCAATTATATTCTAAAGAAAACTGGAGAAAAAGTTAACCTGATAAAACTATCTATcaagaatgaaaataaatataatgcttaCAAAATTTTTGTACCGAGTTATACGTTACGTTTGTTCCTAAACGAATCTATGTGGCCGAAAGGGATAGTTTTTCGTCGGTTTGTACATTATCAGTACCGAACCGCGGATAACCGCCCTGACaagataagtaataataaataa